In Chitinophaga sp. HK235, a single window of DNA contains:
- a CDS encoding VanZ family protein yields MKAWRYYLPATLWIILILVLCTLPGKDIPTNSFLERIHFDKFVHFGLFGGIVLFLSMGVYWQKKHISAFTLLLFIVIAAVYGFIIELIQKYWVVGRSFDLYDALADTLGAVAGVIVFKIILRLFYKQKA; encoded by the coding sequence ATGAAAGCCTGGAGATATTACCTTCCTGCCACTTTATGGATCATCCTGATCCTTGTTTTATGTACCCTGCCGGGTAAAGATATCCCCACTAACTCTTTTTTAGAACGGATACATTTCGATAAGTTCGTTCATTTCGGCCTTTTCGGCGGTATTGTGTTGTTTTTAAGCATGGGTGTATACTGGCAGAAAAAACATATCTCTGCTTTTACCCTGCTGCTGTTTATAGTAATAGCAGCCGTTTACGGGTTTATAATTGAACTGATACAGAAATACTGGGTCGTAGGCCGCAGTTTTGATTTGTATGATGCATTGGCAGATACGCTGGGAGCGGTGGCCGGCGTGATTGTATTCAAAATTATATTACGACTTTTTTATAAACAGAAGGCATAA
- the gcvH gene encoding glycine cleavage system protein GcvH, with the protein MNFPSNLRYTKDHEWILLEGDVATIGITEFAQRELGDIVFVDIPTVGKTLAAEEVFGTVEAVKTVSDLFLPVAGTLKEFNAELESEPELVNTDPYGDGWMVKMTVKNTADVAALLTADQYKALVAE; encoded by the coding sequence ATGAATTTTCCGTCAAACCTTCGTTACACTAAAGATCACGAATGGATTTTATTAGAAGGCGATGTTGCCACTATCGGTATTACCGAATTTGCACAACGTGAATTGGGCGATATAGTGTTCGTTGACATTCCTACAGTTGGTAAGACTTTAGCCGCTGAAGAAGTTTTCGGAACTGTAGAAGCAGTAAAAACTGTTTCTGATCTTTTCCTGCCTGTTGCAGGCACCCTCAAAGAATTCAATGCTGAACTGGAATCTGAACCAGAGCTGGTTAACACCGACCCATACGGCGATGGCTGGATGGTTAAAATGACCGTAAAGAACACTGCTGACGTAGCAGCCCTGCTGACTGCAGATCAATACAAGGCCCTGGTAGCTGAATAA
- a CDS encoding peptidylprolyl isomerase, which yields MKKTLLLCTLLLTIAAFAMAKNRKVKVITPYGTMVIHLYDQTPKHRNNFLKLSRQHFYDSTLFHRVIKQFMIQGGDPDSKHAQPGAALGNGDVGYTIPAEFQLDLFHRKGALAAARDNNPAKASSGCQFYIVQGKVFTDEQLDQLEKTRLGGRKIPVDQREIYKTQGGSPHLDQNYTVFGQVIKGLDVIDKIAAVKTDSLNRPLQDIPMKVRVIRKWLFF from the coding sequence ATGAAAAAAACGCTACTCCTCTGTACCCTGCTGCTAACCATTGCCGCCTTCGCCATGGCCAAAAACAGGAAGGTAAAAGTGATCACGCCCTATGGCACCATGGTGATACACCTGTATGACCAGACACCCAAGCACCGGAACAACTTCCTGAAGTTAAGCCGGCAGCACTTCTACGATAGTACTCTGTTTCACCGGGTGATCAAACAGTTTATGATCCAGGGTGGCGATCCGGATTCCAAACACGCCCAACCCGGTGCAGCATTGGGTAATGGAGATGTAGGGTATACCATCCCGGCAGAGTTCCAGCTGGACCTCTTTCATCGCAAGGGCGCGCTGGCAGCGGCCCGCGACAACAATCCGGCCAAGGCCTCTTCCGGTTGCCAGTTTTATATCGTACAGGGTAAGGTGTTCACCGACGAGCAGCTGGACCAGCTGGAAAAGACAAGACTGGGTGGCCGCAAGATTCCGGTAGACCAGCGTGAGATATACAAAACGCAAGGAGGTTCACCACATCTTGACCAAAACTACACCGTTTTTGGCCAGGTGATCAAAGGGCTGGACGTGATCGACAAGATCGCAGCAGTGAAAACAGACAGCCTGAACAGACCACTACAGGACATCCCCATGAAAGTGCGCGTTATCAGAAAGTGGCTTTTTTTCTGA
- a CDS encoding AAA family ATPase — MELSKVIVGQRYMVERLLIGLLAQGHVLLEGVPGLAKTLSIKSLSSAINAKFSRIQFTPDLLPADVIGTMIYNQQKNEFVVRKGPIFANFILADEINRAPAKVQSALLEAMQERQITIGDTTFKLDDPFLVLATQNPIEQEGTYTLPEAQVDRFMLKVVIGYPTKEEERHIIRQNLNPEATTPIRAVIQPSDILEARRLVREVYMDEKIEKYIIDIVFATRNPEEYKLQKLKPLISYGGSPRASINLALAAKAYAFMKRRGYVIPEDVRNICFDVMRHRVGLTYEAEAENVTSENILSEILNAVEVP; from the coding sequence ATGGAGCTGAGCAAGGTAATCGTGGGACAGCGCTATATGGTGGAGAGATTGCTCATCGGCTTGCTGGCACAGGGACACGTACTGCTCGAAGGGGTGCCCGGCCTTGCAAAAACCTTGTCTATCAAATCGCTGTCATCCGCTATCAACGCTAAATTCAGCCGTATTCAGTTTACGCCTGACCTGTTGCCCGCGGACGTGATCGGTACTATGATCTACAATCAGCAGAAGAATGAGTTTGTAGTACGTAAAGGACCTATCTTCGCCAACTTCATCCTGGCAGATGAGATCAACCGCGCCCCTGCCAAAGTACAGAGCGCCCTGCTGGAAGCCATGCAGGAAAGGCAGATCACCATCGGTGACACTACTTTCAAACTGGATGATCCTTTCCTGGTACTGGCCACCCAGAACCCGATAGAACAGGAAGGTACCTATACCCTGCCTGAAGCTCAGGTAGACCGTTTCATGCTGAAAGTAGTGATCGGATATCCTACCAAGGAAGAAGAAAGACACATCATCCGTCAGAACCTCAACCCGGAAGCCACCACGCCTATCCGTGCGGTGATACAGCCCTCCGATATCCTGGAAGCGCGCAGACTGGTAAGGGAAGTATATATGGATGAAAAAATCGAAAAATATATCATCGATATTGTTTTTGCTACCCGTAATCCGGAAGAATACAAGTTGCAGAAGCTGAAGCCATTGATCTCCTACGGTGGATCTCCAAGGGCCAGCATCAACCTGGCCCTGGCCGCAAAAGCCTATGCCTTCATGAAACGCAGAGGGTATGTTATTCCGGAAGACGTACGCAACATCTGCTTCGACGTAATGCGCCACCGTGTGGGACTGACTTATGAAGCAGAAGCAGAAAACGTTACGAGTGAAAACATCCTGAGCGAAATTCTTAACGCAGTAGAAGTGCCATAA
- a CDS encoding DUF58 domain-containing protein, translating to MILETAEILKKVRQIEIKTKGLTNHIFAGEYHSAFKGRGMSFSEVRDYHFGDDVRSIDWNVTARFNHPFVKVFEEERELTVMLLVDMSESSSFGTQKRDKRELITELCAVLAFSAIKNNDKVGVIFFSDGMERYIPPKKGKSHILFIIRELLSFTPKRKGTNIKETLRFFNNATKKRSIVFLLSDFLSGNYQDALNIAAKRHDVVGIQVYDQRDRELPPVGLIQVADAETGTTQWIDTADRRVRQYYEYQFAQHAQYCKNAFMKSGAELMSIRTDEDYVKALQTFFLNRA from the coding sequence ATGATATTGGAGACTGCCGAAATATTAAAGAAGGTAAGACAGATCGAAATCAAGACCAAAGGACTTACCAACCATATTTTCGCGGGCGAATACCATTCCGCCTTCAAAGGCCGTGGTATGTCGTTCAGCGAAGTAAGGGACTATCACTTTGGTGATGACGTACGGTCTATCGACTGGAACGTGACAGCACGCTTTAATCACCCGTTTGTAAAGGTCTTCGAAGAAGAACGGGAGCTGACAGTGATGCTGCTGGTGGATATGAGCGAAAGCTCTTCCTTCGGTACACAAAAAAGGGATAAACGGGAGCTGATCACAGAACTATGTGCTGTGCTGGCTTTTTCCGCCATCAAAAACAATGATAAGGTGGGCGTTATTTTCTTCAGCGACGGCATGGAGAGATATATCCCTCCGAAAAAAGGTAAATCACATATCCTGTTCATTATCCGTGAGCTACTATCGTTCACGCCTAAACGAAAAGGTACCAATATCAAGGAAACACTGCGTTTTTTCAACAACGCAACCAAAAAACGCAGTATCGTGTTTCTGCTGAGCGACTTCCTGTCCGGCAACTACCAGGATGCCCTGAACATCGCTGCCAAAAGGCATGATGTGGTAGGGATACAGGTATATGACCAGCGTGACAGGGAACTGCCGCCGGTAGGGCTTATCCAGGTGGCAGATGCTGAAACAGGCACCACACAATGGATAGATACCGCCGACCGCCGGGTAAGACAGTACTATGAGTACCAGTTTGCACAGCACGCACAATATTGCAAAAATGCCTTTATGAAAAGTGGTGCAGAGCTGATGAGCATCCGTACGGATGAAGACTACGTGAAAGCGTTGCAGACATTTTTCCTGAACAGGGCATAA
- a CDS encoding VWA domain-containing protein: MDFSAWKNIEFAHPVFFWLLLLIPVMIYWRTVRRKKAQGVMMVSSVEGLKGLPVSWKVRFRPVLLALRVLAYAALVTALARPQTSNTSENIDSEGIDIVMAVDISGSMLAEDLQPNRMEAAKKVAMDFVDKRISDRIGLVVFSGESFTQCPITTDHTVLKNQIIQVKSGMLQDGTAIGMGLATSVDRLRNSHAKSKVIILLTDGVNNTGLVDPLTALEIAKAFKIRVYTIGVGTIGKAPFPMPMADGSVQMVMQDVQIDEPLMKKISKETGGKYFRATNTADLKNIYSEIDQLEKTKVEITSYKRYAEHFFPLAMLALACILLEVVLRYSVFRSLP; this comes from the coding sequence ATGGATTTTTCAGCGTGGAAAAATATTGAATTTGCCCATCCGGTTTTCTTCTGGCTTTTACTGCTGATACCGGTGATGATATACTGGCGCACTGTCCGGCGTAAAAAGGCGCAGGGCGTGATGATGGTATCATCCGTAGAAGGCCTTAAAGGCCTGCCGGTATCCTGGAAAGTACGTTTCCGGCCGGTATTGCTGGCCCTGCGGGTATTGGCGTATGCAGCACTGGTAACAGCGCTGGCACGGCCACAGACCTCCAATACATCCGAGAATATCGACAGTGAAGGGATCGATATTGTAATGGCTGTGGACATCTCCGGCAGTATGCTGGCAGAGGATCTGCAGCCCAACAGGATGGAAGCCGCCAAAAAAGTGGCCATGGACTTCGTTGACAAACGTATCAGCGATCGTATTGGCCTGGTGGTGTTTTCCGGAGAAAGCTTTACGCAGTGCCCTATCACCACCGATCATACCGTGTTGAAGAACCAGATCATACAGGTGAAAAGCGGTATGTTGCAGGATGGTACAGCCATCGGTATGGGACTGGCCACTTCAGTGGACCGCCTGCGCAACAGTCATGCTAAAAGCAAGGTGATCATACTGCTGACAGATGGTGTTAATAACACCGGTCTCGTAGATCCGCTGACAGCCCTGGAAATAGCCAAGGCATTCAAAATCCGTGTATATACCATCGGGGTGGGCACCATCGGCAAAGCCCCCTTCCCCATGCCTATGGCGGATGGTAGCGTACAGATGGTGATGCAGGACGTACAGATTGATGAGCCACTGATGAAAAAGATCTCCAAAGAAACGGGTGGTAAGTATTTCCGTGCCACCAATACGGCAGATCTGAAAAACATCTATAGTGAAATTGACCAGCTGGAGAAAACAAAAGTAGAGATCACTTCCTACAAACGTTATGCAGAGCATTTCTTCCCACTGGCTATGCTGGCCCTGGCCTGCATCCTGCTGGAAGTTGTCCTGCGTTATTCCGTATTCAGAAGTTTACCATAA
- the rsgA gene encoding ribosome small subunit-dependent GTPase A, whose product MQATVYKSTGSWYVVKTATGETFQARMKGIFKKNDDITSTNPIAVGDVVEIAPDDSDANAKNAMITAIGERRNYIVRSSPHGRHKKHIVAANLDQAMLICTIKEPRTSLGFIDRFLVTAAAYHVPAILVFNKKDIYKAKEMELYEAIEALYTEIGYQVKLISATTQEGIEEIQAILKDKTTLMSGHSGVGKSSLINDLMPGLDLRTTAVSGWSGKGLHTTTFAEMFDLPGGGCLIDTPGVREFGIAEIEKTELSHYFLEMVPFLSQCQFNNCLHLNEPGCAVKAAVEAGEIDPERYVSYATILESIQEEQY is encoded by the coding sequence TTGCAAGCAACAGTATATAAATCGACAGGCAGCTGGTATGTGGTGAAAACTGCTACAGGAGAGACATTTCAGGCCCGGATGAAAGGGATTTTCAAAAAAAATGATGATATCACTTCCACCAATCCTATTGCCGTAGGCGATGTTGTGGAGATTGCTCCCGATGACAGCGATGCCAATGCGAAAAACGCCATGATCACTGCGATCGGGGAACGGCGCAACTATATCGTGCGCAGCTCTCCCCATGGGCGTCATAAAAAACATATCGTGGCCGCCAATCTGGACCAGGCCATGCTGATCTGCACTATTAAAGAGCCACGTACCTCTCTGGGGTTCATTGACCGTTTTCTGGTAACGGCCGCAGCCTATCATGTTCCGGCCATTCTGGTGTTCAACAAAAAAGACATCTACAAGGCGAAGGAGATGGAGCTGTATGAGGCTATTGAGGCTTTGTACACCGAAATAGGCTATCAGGTGAAGCTGATATCTGCTACCACCCAAGAGGGTATTGAAGAGATCCAGGCCATACTGAAAGACAAAACCACCCTGATGTCGGGTCACTCCGGCGTGGGCAAGTCGTCACTGATCAATGACCTGATGCCCGGGCTGGACCTGCGCACCACCGCTGTCAGCGGCTGGAGCGGTAAAGGGCTGCATACCACTACGTTTGCGGAAATGTTCGACCTGCCGGGAGGTGGCTGTCTGATAGATACCCCCGGAGTACGTGAATTCGGTATTGCAGAGATTGAGAAGACAGAGCTGTCTCATTATTTCCTGGAGATGGTGCCCTTTCTATCGCAGTGCCAGTTCAACAACTGTTTGCATCTCAACGAGCCCGGATGCGCTGTAAAAGCAGCCGTGGAAGCCGGAGAGATTGACCCTGAGCGATATGTGAGCTATGCTACCATCCTGGAGAGCATCCAGGAAGAACAATACTGA
- a CDS encoding gamma carbonic anhydrase family protein has protein sequence MSHIIPVRGFTPQIADGCFIAPNATIVGDVVMGKGCTVWFNAVVRGDVNSIRLGENVNIQDGAVIHCTYEKSKTIVGNNVSIGHNAILHGCTIDNDVLIGMGAIVMDNAHISSNSIIAAGAVILAGTHVEPGTIWAGVPARKVKDIDMVLIKGEINRISNNYNMYASWYSEGEEKK, from the coding sequence ATGTCTCATATTATACCAGTAAGAGGATTTACACCACAGATTGCTGACGGCTGCTTTATCGCGCCCAATGCCACTATCGTAGGCGATGTAGTAATGGGTAAAGGTTGTACCGTATGGTTCAATGCTGTTGTTCGTGGTGATGTGAACAGCATCCGGCTGGGAGAGAATGTTAATATACAGGATGGAGCCGTGATCCACTGTACCTATGAGAAATCCAAAACCATTGTGGGAAATAATGTGTCTATCGGCCATAACGCCATCCTGCACGGCTGTACGATAGATAACGATGTACTGATCGGCATGGGCGCTATTGTAATGGACAATGCCCATATCAGCAGCAACAGCATCATCGCTGCAGGCGCTGTGATCCTCGCAGGTACCCATGTAGAACCCGGCACTATCTGGGCAGGCGTTCCTGCCAGAAAAGTGAAAGACATTGATATGGTACTGATTAAGGGAGAAATCAACCGTATCTCCAACAATTACAACATGTACGCTTCCTGGTACTCAGAAGGGGAGGAGAAAAAATAA
- a CDS encoding aspartate aminotransferase family protein — translation MNNRQLFLQHVAQTSDAPLALEIVKAEGMYMWDVNGKKFLDLIAGISVCNVGHCHPAVVKAIQDQAQQYMHLLVYGEFVQSPQVAYAQALTQHLPQNLDCVYFTNSGAEAVEGAMKLAKRITGRAEIAAFNRSYHGSTQGALSILGDEYWRNAYRPLLPGIQHLEYNNYASLELITINTAAVFAESVQAEGGVIVPQLEWIHALRAKCNATGTLLVLDEIQCGLGRNGTLWAFEQLGITPDILLLGKALGGGMPLGAFISSRNIMWSLTNSPVLGHITTFGGHPVNCAAGLAGFSALLEADLIKDVKRKGELFRQHLQHPAIKAVRSLGLMMAVELENFAVNKKTIDYCIENGVLTDWFLFAPECMRIAPPLIITDEEIIHACKVICEGLDKL, via the coding sequence ATGAACAACAGGCAACTTTTTTTGCAGCACGTAGCGCAAACATCAGATGCACCGCTGGCCCTGGAGATCGTGAAAGCGGAAGGCATGTACATGTGGGATGTCAACGGAAAGAAATTTCTGGACCTGATTGCGGGCATCAGCGTATGTAACGTGGGACATTGTCACCCTGCAGTGGTGAAAGCCATACAGGACCAGGCGCAACAATATATGCACCTGCTGGTATATGGTGAGTTTGTACAGTCGCCTCAGGTGGCTTATGCACAGGCACTAACACAACACCTTCCTCAAAACCTCGACTGCGTATACTTCACCAACTCCGGTGCTGAAGCCGTAGAAGGAGCCATGAAACTGGCCAAACGTATCACCGGCAGAGCAGAGATCGCCGCCTTCAACCGCAGCTATCACGGTTCCACACAGGGTGCCCTCAGTATCCTCGGTGATGAATACTGGCGCAATGCCTATCGCCCGTTGTTACCAGGCATACAACACCTGGAATACAACAACTACGCTTCGCTGGAACTGATTACCATCAACACTGCAGCTGTATTCGCAGAAAGTGTACAGGCAGAAGGTGGTGTGATAGTACCCCAACTGGAATGGATACACGCACTTCGTGCTAAATGTAACGCTACCGGCACACTACTGGTACTGGATGAAATACAGTGTGGTCTTGGTAGAAACGGTACCCTCTGGGCCTTTGAACAACTGGGCATCACTCCTGACATTCTGTTGCTGGGCAAAGCCCTCGGCGGTGGCATGCCACTGGGTGCTTTCATCTCCTCCCGCAACATCATGTGGAGCCTCACCAACAGCCCGGTACTCGGACATATCACCACCTTCGGTGGTCATCCTGTGAACTGCGCTGCCGGTCTTGCTGGTTTCAGCGCATTGTTAGAGGCAGACCTGATCAAAGATGTGAAAAGAAAAGGTGAGCTTTTCCGCCAGCATCTGCAACACCCGGCCATTAAAGCAGTCCGCTCCCTGGGGCTGATGATGGCGGTAGAACTGGAGAATTTTGCAGTCAACAAAAAAACAATTGATTACTGTATTGAGAATGGTGTGTTAACAGACTGGTTCCTTTTTGCGCCGGAATGTATGCGAATAGCGCCACCACTGATTATTACAGATGAAGAGATCATACATGCTTGTAAAGTAATCTGTGAAGGATTGGATAAATTATAA
- a CDS encoding DUF5686 family protein produces the protein MFGWKRIIAVLIGVSVCSTALKAQQYKISGTVRDAHSQEIIPFATLQFDHTQTGMVCNAEGKYVFELNVIPADSLLVRVMGYTVLKMPVNRTLKEQTVNFDLTRSDLSLKTYEIKANVNFALILLKQIVRHKPENNYNRLDNYKYEVYNKLELDMKNLNKEKLSRNRFTKPFAFVLNNIDSTSEDKPFLPIFLTESLSDFYYQSSPRKTKEIIKAARTSGIDNESVTKFLGGMYQNVNVYDNFIPVFDKQFVSPIHHNGAFYYDYKIADTQYISSQRFIKLNFSPKRKGENTFIGDIWVHDTTYAVMKATLSVPKDANINFVHRVSMVQEFRQLRDSTWFLYKDKFVADFWAPSPKPGKTFDFIGRKSTTYDNVITNDTAATNIFSNRKYPEAVVVLDSARVRKESFWDDNRPENLSKNEVGIYKMIDTLQRMPLFQKYSNTIRFLATGYKPLGPIEWGPYYYLFSQNRLEGFRLRLDLGTTPKFNKDIYLYGYLAYGFGDNVYKGKMSALWLLKRHPRMYLYGAYTKDLDNGSHYYDEVGTDNIFTLAIRKNGIPQKFLMIEEQRLEFFKEYYSGFSHQITLLHKQARPYEPLPTAAFYPKEPNNRDPLTTTEVELKLRWAFHEQFLEGNYYRISLGSKYPITELKYAVGIPGIANSGQQYQRVSLSVSDYVKLPPFGSLYYNVFGGKIFGTVPYTSLEVHPGNEIYYYNKYAFNMMNRFEFISDQYVGFNLEHTIGNGIFGYIPLIKKLKWRQFWTAKGIVGSLSESNKQLNLNNGYPFRTLAGNPYLEVGTGIENIFKFLRVDFIWRVAPDVLPEEPANKKFGVFGSFKLQF, from the coding sequence ATGTTCGGTTGGAAAAGAATTATAGCAGTCCTAATAGGCGTAAGTGTTTGTTCTACAGCATTGAAAGCGCAGCAATATAAGATCAGTGGAACAGTGAGAGATGCGCATTCCCAGGAAATCATTCCCTTCGCTACTCTTCAGTTTGACCATACACAGACCGGTATGGTCTGCAACGCTGAAGGAAAATATGTATTCGAGTTAAATGTTATCCCTGCAGATTCACTGCTGGTAAGGGTAATGGGGTATACCGTTCTTAAAATGCCCGTTAACCGCACATTGAAAGAACAAACTGTCAACTTCGACCTTACCCGCTCCGACCTGTCTCTCAAAACATACGAAATCAAGGCTAACGTCAACTTCGCACTGATCCTCCTCAAACAGATCGTCCGCCATAAACCGGAGAACAATTATAACCGGCTGGATAACTATAAGTACGAAGTATACAACAAACTGGAACTGGATATGAAAAACCTTAACAAGGAAAAATTGTCCAGAAACCGGTTCACCAAACCGTTTGCTTTTGTTCTCAATAACATCGACAGTACTTCGGAAGACAAACCTTTTCTACCCATATTCCTGACAGAATCCCTGTCAGACTTTTACTACCAGTCGAGCCCCCGCAAAACAAAGGAGATCATTAAAGCTGCCCGTACTTCCGGCATAGACAATGAAAGCGTTACCAAGTTCCTCGGTGGCATGTACCAGAATGTCAATGTCTACGATAATTTTATTCCGGTATTCGACAAACAGTTTGTAAGCCCTATACATCACAACGGTGCCTTCTACTACGATTATAAAATCGCTGACACACAATACATCAGCAGTCAACGGTTCATCAAACTGAATTTCTCCCCCAAACGCAAAGGGGAAAACACTTTTATCGGTGATATCTGGGTACATGACACCACTTACGCTGTCATGAAAGCTACGCTGTCTGTTCCGAAAGATGCCAACATCAACTTTGTACACCGCGTAAGCATGGTACAGGAGTTCAGACAACTGCGCGACAGCACCTGGTTCCTTTACAAGGATAAATTTGTAGCCGACTTCTGGGCACCCAGTCCCAAGCCAGGCAAGACCTTCGACTTCATCGGCCGCAAAAGCACCACCTACGATAACGTCATCACCAATGATACTGCCGCTACCAACATCTTCAGCAACAGAAAATATCCGGAAGCTGTAGTAGTGCTGGATAGCGCCCGCGTACGCAAAGAATCATTCTGGGACGACAACCGCCCCGAGAACCTGAGCAAAAACGAGGTAGGCATCTACAAGATGATCGATACCCTGCAACGTATGCCGCTGTTCCAGAAGTACTCCAACACCATCCGTTTTCTGGCCACCGGCTACAAACCACTGGGACCGATTGAATGGGGGCCTTACTATTACCTCTTCTCTCAGAACAGGCTGGAAGGATTCCGCCTCCGACTCGACCTCGGCACCACTCCCAAATTCAATAAGGATATATATCTCTACGGCTACCTGGCCTATGGCTTCGGCGATAACGTTTACAAAGGAAAGATGTCTGCCCTATGGCTGCTGAAAAGACATCCGCGCATGTATCTCTATGGCGCCTATACGAAAGATCTTGACAACGGCTCCCACTACTACGATGAAGTGGGCACCGACAACATCTTCACCCTCGCCATCCGGAAAAACGGTATCCCGCAGAAGTTCCTTATGATCGAGGAACAAAGGTTGGAATTCTTCAAGGAATATTACAGCGGTTTCTCCCATCAGATCACCTTGTTGCACAAACAAGCCAGACCTTATGAACCATTGCCAACCGCTGCCTTCTATCCCAAAGAACCCAATAACCGTGACCCGCTCACCACAACAGAAGTGGAGTTAAAATTACGCTGGGCTTTCCATGAGCAGTTCCTCGAAGGCAACTACTACCGTATCAGCTTAGGGAGTAAATATCCCATCACCGAACTGAAATACGCTGTAGGCATTCCGGGCATCGCCAACAGTGGCCAGCAATATCAACGGGTATCACTCAGTGTATCCGATTACGTTAAGCTACCGCCCTTCGGCTCACTCTACTACAACGTCTTCGGTGGCAAGATCTTCGGCACCGTGCCCTATACTTCCCTGGAAGTACATCCCGGCAACGAAATCTACTACTACAACAAATACGCTTTCAACATGATGAACCGCTTTGAGTTCATCAGCGATCAATACGTAGGCTTCAATCTCGAACACACCATCGGCAATGGTATCTTCGGTTATATCCCGCTGATCAAAAAGCTGAAATGGCGCCAGTTCTGGACCGCCAAAGGTATCGTAGGCTCCCTCTCCGAGTCTAATAAACAGCTGAACCTCAACAACGGTTATCCTTTCCGTACCCTGGCCGGTAATCCCTACCTTGAAGTCGGTACCGGCATCGAAAACATTTTCAAATTCCTGCGGGTAGACTTTATCTGGCGCGTGGCTCCGGACGTGCTGCCTGAAGAGCCGGCCAATAAGAAGTTTGGCGTGTTTGGAAGCTTTAAACTGCAGTTCTGA
- a CDS encoding transcriptional regulator, translated as MNPIGNLNKIFESRIRLGVMSVLMVNDEVNFNDLKQMLEVTDGNLASHLNTLEENGYIKVYKGFIGRKTNTTYSITAAGEKAFKGHLAALEHMIKFTK; from the coding sequence ATGAATCCGATCGGAAACTTAAATAAGATTTTTGAAAGCCGGATACGCCTTGGCGTGATGAGCGTATTGATGGTGAATGATGAGGTCAATTTTAATGACCTTAAGCAGATGCTGGAAGTAACTGACGGCAATCTGGCCTCCCACCTCAATACGCTGGAAGAAAACGGCTATATCAAGGTATATAAGGGGTTTATCGGTCGTAAGACCAATACCACCTATAGTATTACCGCTGCCGGCGAAAAAGCCTTTAAAGGGCATCTGGCGGCCCTTGAACATATGATCAAATTCACGAAATAA